The sequence TTTATGATAGcatttatgttgttaaatcagtaaaaaaCACTTTTAAATTTGATAGGAAAGTGAGCGTTACATGtatttcaatttttcccaaaCTTGGTTTTGTTCTAGATCCCATGCACACATCACCTCCCCTTCTGTGGCTTCCAAATTTTTAGAAATttagaaattaaaacaaaattgagATGCTGCAGATTAAACCAGAGACTTTGTATCATGTAAAGCCTAACCTAATAGTGTCAGATTATCAGTTAGTAATTTCAACCCTGCCTACCATTAATTATGCCCAAAGCATGCTTCTAATACTTTATCATGATCgcacaaacaaaatgaaaaggcAACTTTAGTGTCTcttccagggagacactgaacactcttaCCAGGGAgtattgttttcttcttttcttttctttctttctttttcttttttttttgctttatattaatttatatatatttttctcaaTGGTTTTCGTTCCCTACCGTTTGCTCCATTTTCCTGCatattatatgttttaatgtgCAATTTATTCAGAATTCATATGAACATACTGTTTGCCAAGAGTCACTCACAGACAGATAATGCTTGCTTCTGCTATCGAGCTGAAAACAGTGAAACTTTCCATCCACTATCAGCTCATACCCACACAATTTTCCTAGAAACCATTTTTCTTCAGCAATCTGCAACACAATCCTAGGaattgtttactcaaaagtaagtccaacTTCTTTCCATTGGGGTTATTTCCCAAGTGTGTAGGAATGCAGACTTAAGTGAAAGACATACAAGTTTCCTTGGGAGTATAtctcattgaattcaatgggggCTTACTTTTGAAAATttctggttttcttttcttttctttcttttttttttgagataAGGAAAAATTTAATTATCTGATTTTTGGCTGCCagttaatttttatatttttgttttattaacaGTTTTAtatcattaaaaacaaacctaaaaaaaCTACAATTAAACAAACTATAAAACAAACAAGAATAAAACAACTAAACAACttacaaaaacatacataataaaaaataaaacaacaaaaacaatccaCACTAAAAagtttccaattttctccaaaacaaatatttgtatCATATCAAATCTACACTTCCTCTAAGTAATGATCAACGGGTCTCTTTTTTCTGCATGGTCTAGTATTTCTGCATGGCCTATCTCCTAGACCCACTCAGAAAAAAAATGATGTTTTCCCATAACAGTTTAATCTATATGTAAGTTAAACACAGAAGAGTGTCTCCCCCAACCCCTGTCACTCAGATTTGTTGGCATTATATACATATGGTTGTATATAAAATATATGTGGTGTTTATGTGTGTAAAGTAAATCATATATacatataatgctgatttaggtaaaggtaaaggtagtcccctatgcaagcactgagtcattactgacccacagggggacgccacatcacgacgttttcttggcagactttttacggggtggtttgcccttgccttccccagtcatctacactttacccctaggaaactgggtactcattttaccgacctcggaaggatggaaggctgagtcaaccttgagctggctatctaaacccggcttccgccaggatcgaactcaagtcgtgagcagagcttcgattgcagtactgcagcttaccactctgcgccacggggctctaatgctgatttattgacacACAAATAATGATGGAATGTttatagtgattttttttaatgttgaatGCTTTACAGGAAAAATTCAGTCAGAGGAACCAGAAAATGGCAGGAGACATAGAGAATCACAGGCTCATTTTGTACAAGGGAGAATTAACATTGAAATAGTGATTTGAGAGTCTTGAGAAATCTGAATACATACCTACAAATTACTAAGAGCCCCGTGGTAAAGAGTGGTCAGCTGCAGTGCTGCaactcaagctctgctcacaatctgagttcgatcccggcggaagctgggtttaggtagcaggctcaaagttgactcagccttccatccttctgaggtcggtaaaatgagtacccagtttcctgggggtaaagtgtagatggctggggaaggcaatggcaaaccaccccataacaaaaagtctgtcaagaaaacctgatgtgacatccccccatgggtcaataatgacccagtgcttgcacagggggattacctttaccttttacctacaaATTACAAGCAAGTCCCTGTTTTCACCGATGAAGCATTgtatcactttttaaaagaataaaatccTGACAATACTCTTACAAGCTCAGGACATGATTCCTTTCTGTGttctatcctcatgacaaccttgtgaggtaggctaggctgaagtAAGTGGTTGGTCAAAGATCAACCAGTGAGCTTTATGATTGGAAAGAGATTTGAAGTCCTAGTTCACCAGTAgagagtagggctgccaatctccaggtggtggctggagatctcctgatctccaggcaacaggaatcagttccctggagaacatggctgccttagaaagtggattctatggcatgatACCCAGTAAAGATCCTTCCCCAGACTCCTCTccccaatctccaagaatttcccaagctggaactggcaactctagtagaGAGGGAAAGACTTGACCTTATGAGCCCAAGTCATATGACGGTAGATTTGGGGTGAACACTAGAAGAAACTTCATACCAGAGCCATTTGAaaatgcaatcaattccctttggaGTGGCTGGCTCTTCCTTGGTGGAGATCTTCAAGTTATATAGACTGGAAGGGGCCTTgaagaccttctagtccaacctcctttTCTGAGCAAGATATCCAAAGCTGGAGCATACCCAAGAGACAGCAGTTTCTAATTACTCTAACTAAGGATCCCAGGTGCCGGtcagtggcgggcaatctcctggcaCTTATTTGCTGCCAGCCAGTGGGAGGTTTTGGgctgcctggagatcacctgccactgACAGGCATCCTGGGAACACATGTGGCACACGTGCTCCCAGCAGACgtagcaacatcacttccagaagtgacatcattatgccagcTGCGGCAGTGTTCCTGCACCTTGTTCGGGCACAAAATCAttcccaaacaggctgattctcaaagaatcatTATCACTCAAGTGCCAGGACTACAAGCTTTGTGCACACGCAAAAAAAATTACACACAGTAGATacgaagtaagtgccaggtcccccctcccaccaggagggtataggaacaTGGCAAACCTACTGCAttgtaaccactatacaacattaACTCTGAGAAGTATGTAGCTGCAGTTCTGTACATGGAGATTAAAATATCCAACAGAGAAGGTTCTGAATTTGCAGCACTTTTGCAAAACTATAACTCGGGGAagagggttgtgtgtgtgtgcagaattcaTGACAGTCACCGCAACTGTGACACTGATATGACTTCAAATACTAGAGTGATATCTCCAGAGATGAAAAGCAAGGCTTAACCAGAGTGGAATTTTACCTGGTTGCAAAGCATCTGCCCGTTGCAGAAGTGAGAACTGCATGGAAACATTTACTCCCCTGGGAAGGCCAAAGGCTAGATATTTTCCTTTTCTTATGTCCACAGCATGGATGGAAAAATTACAATGAAGTAAGGCCTTTGTGTCATAGACAACTGATCACTATCAGCCCAGATAGAATAATTTCATCATCACCTAGGGGGGTCTTGGAAGGGTATAAGAATTCCTTGAACCGAAGGGAGAGTCACTCTTGCTTTCTGCTTTGCCTTGAGACTCCCTGACTTCTCCAAGAACAGGTATGTGGAATCTTTGCAGATCTGCAGTCCAGTTTGTGTATGCTTTGCTATATTCTGTGTTCACTGGGGTTTATCTGCTAGCAAGTGGGTACAGGTTTAAACTATCTATCTGGCTTTTCAAAGTAGTTTAATTGCCACTTGAATGCTTGGGTAGTGCAGGTTTTTCAGAGACGCCTAGAAATTTATATTCATGGCTATTTCTAGGAGAATAGGTCCATCGATGGTTATTAGCCATGGTTGTTAAAGCGAAGAGagtaatcctaagcaagtctagcCAGAATCCTTCTCTAGTCTACTCCatgggtcttactcccaggaaagaattcttagggccaagctacacatgacgaatgacacttgaacagcaagtgtatttctccctgttcacttgccctccactcaatccacttgccgttcaagtgtcattcgtcacgtgtagcttggcccttaggcttgCACTGGAAATCTCTGTGTTTAGAGGAAGTgtttctctgcatagcaactgctGAGGGTCAGCAACAGAGAAAAGGGTTTGGCCTCTTTGCTGTTTGTAGGCCTTCTAAAGTCATCTGGCTGACAGCTGAGGAAGACAGAAAACTGGACTAGGCAGCACTTCAGCAGCACAGCTCTTAAGAGACAGCACCTTCaataaactacacttcccaggattctttgggggggggaggataaaGTTGTTTGGCCACAGCTGGCAACCTTGGAAGGAaatggaggtggagcctggcatGCTAGCATTGCTTTGGTGtgcttacatcacttctggtaatgtttaccagaagtgacataagcaTGCTGGTGTGGCTCCTTTCCTCACCTCATTTCCTCTCACTAATATCCACGATTCTTGCAGGGAATAAAACCAGAAGGCCCcctgctatagtgggaggccTGGAATCCCTGGGAGGGGAACCTTGACAGTAAAATTGGTATAGTGCCAAACATGTATTCACAGAGAAGATCTGCTCAAATTCTTTTTTCAGCTGGTCTTTTCATCCTCACTACTCTCTGCCTCAGTAGAATTCAAACACTATATTGTaaagactgagagccagtttggtgtagtggttaagagcagcgggactctaatctggagaactgggtttgattctcccctcctccacttgaagccagctgggtgaccttgggtcagtcccagctctctcagagctctctcagccccacccacttcacagggtgattgttgtggggataagagacagtagtggttaagagcatgggactctaatctggagagccaggtttgattccccactcctccacttgaagccagctgggtcaccttgggtcagtcacagctcttctagagctccctcagccccacccaacctcACAGAGCAATTGTTatgaagataataatgacatactttgtgaactgttctgagtgggtgttaagttgtcctgaaaagtgggtgttaaattgtcctgccATTATAAAGCCACATCACTGCACTGTCACATAACTTATTCAAAGCATTTTAGGCACTCTGATAAGTTTacaaggcaatcctaaacagcattaTACTCTTTcaagtccactgaagttaatgggttcAGAATGGTTTAACTCTTCTTAGATGATTTAGCAGCCTCCTAAACATAGCTTCCAGGTATTGTCAGGAGATGAGTCAGAACTCTCATTTCAGTATTTTATTAGCAGAGATTTGCATTTTACAAGCATAGATAACAAGATTACACAGTCCTTGAAGCTACTAGAAATGGCCTGTAGGTTTGATCCATGTTGAAATAATGCCCTCTGTCGAGCAGTTtagatgttttgtttttaaagtccaTATAGCAATCAGAGAGTCTTATGTTATGTGCAAACCAAACCGGCTCCTTTAAAAGAATGAGATTAGTTTAGCTGTTTGCTGATATGCTtcatgtaaactgctctgaatgggtgttaagtcatcctgcagggcagtatataaatcaaatgttattattattattacttaagaTGTCCACCAATTTTAGGAGGGGGGAGTGTACAAATTTTCCATTGTTAGATTTGtacttgttttcttttaaaaatgacaaaataTACTCTTCATTTACTATCAAAgcataatagtaatagtaatagtaatagtaatagtaatagtaatagtaatagtaatagtaatagtaatagtaatagtaatagtaatagtaatagtaatagtaatagtaatagtaatagtaatagtgcccttcaggacaatgtctgctcagagtggtttacaatatgtgttattattatcctcacaacaatcaccctgtgaggtgggtgagagagctctgagagagctgtaactgacccaaggtcatctagatggcttcaagcagagaaatggagaatcaaatccggttctccagattacaatccTGCCTCTCTTAAACACTATACAAAACTGGCTCCTTTATGCTCCAAGTTTTAACAATAAGAAATTAAAAATATCCAGATATCTAGTCTTGCTAATAATCCTAATGGGCTCATGTCTCCTTTCTGGCATGGTCAGGATGTCCTTTAGCCATTCTGGAGGACCTGGTTCCTGCCGGTCAATCTGCTCCTTCATACATTGTATATTGTCATACTGCCTTCCCACTTAGAAACCATTTTGTTGTTCCAGTCATTGCAAGCAGCAGAGCACATCTGCAATTCAGAGCAAATTGAGAAGCAACACTAACCACAAATTGCATCAATGTGTATGTTACAAATTTGTCTGAAGATTTACAACTCTCTCCCTTTTATAACTTTTGATTAATCAGGGTGTGTAGTGTGCCATCTAACAAATCTACACTTTCCGTATTGCCGAAAAGCATTATAATTACAGTCTTTTTCGGGATCAGAGCTCATTCCTTCAGATGCTGCAGTAGGAAAATCATATTCCACATTTTTATAGGGAAAATTACCAAAGGTGGAAGAGAGTCTTGGTATGAATCCTGTTATAAATCTTTCAGGTTTGATTCTCTGTGTAAGGAACTAGAATGTTTCATTTGGTCCTCATAAGCAGGGTGTCTTGGACTACATGTGTATTAAATTTTGTCTTTTGAACTAATTTGAGAACCATCTGGGGGCATATTTTTAGTTTCCCTTGATGGGCAGAAACGCATAAATGCCtagtttttggtgtgtgtgtgttgtatttgTTTTAGGAATCAGTGTCTAGGATGTTACTACATTTTCAGGGCAGATGCCTTAATCGTTTTGATACCCTGAGGGTTTGTGAATTAATCTATCAGTCAGTCTCTGAGGCCCAAGTACATTACTCTGTTTTTTCCTCTCTCCATCTAATATGATAACATTTTTTTCCTAGAACCATGTCTCAGCTGGAGAATGCTATGGCAGTCATCATCAACATCTTTGGCCAGTATGCTGCCCAGGCACCTCCTCCTGACAAGCTCAGCAAGAAGGAGGTGAAACAGGTGATTGAGAAGGAGCTTTCAGGCTTCCTGAAGGTGAGTCGAGCTGACCGAGGTGGACTCGGAGGAACGGGTGAATAACGGTTGACATAGTGACCTTTCTGCTAATCATATTTATTTACGTACTTAATTTATACCtgcttttcttcctaatggggacccaacgcAGCTTACGTTAGTCACCTCTTCTCCATTGTATGTTCTCAACAACCCCATGGAGTAGGTGTTCTGAACttaatgctgtgtgtgtgttatgggctgtcaagtcgcctccaacctatggtgaccctatgaatgaaatacctccaaaatgtcctatcattaacagacttgctcagatcctgcaaactggaggatgtggcttcttttattgagtcaagccatcttgttttaggtcttcctctttttctactgccttccacttttcctagcattattgacttttccagagagtcttgtcttctcatgatgtgaccaaagtacaatagtttcagttttgtcattttagcttctagggaggattcaggcttgatttgatctagtacccacttacttgtccttttggctatccatggtatatacaaaactctcctccagcaccacatttcaaatgaatcaatttgcttcatgtcagctttctttactgtccaactttcacatccatatatagtaatggggaatatcataatttggattatcttgatcttggttttcAGAGAGGCAattctatgacattgttgtggaaatgtccttaacattgtatagaaatgtccttgatgctgtatggaaatgttcccgaaactgattatactaatctcacactatgtaatccatcttgaatctcagtgagaaaggtggactataaatgacataaataataaaataatatatttaaggatcttctctagctcccatacagctgctcttccaagtctcaatcttcttctgatttcttcattgcagtctcccttttggttgatgattgagtcaaggaatagaaaatcttgaacaatttcaatttcctcattggcaactttaaaattgtgtaattcctcagtagttattacttttgtcttcttgatgttcagatgtaatcctgctttggcactttctcctttaaacttcatcagtattcgtttcaagtcttcactattttctgccagtaacgtggtgtcatctgcatatctcaaattgttaatgttccttccaccaattttcactccaccttcttctagatataATACAGCTTTCCTTacatatactctgcatagaagttgaacaggtaggaagataatatgcatccttgtctgacacccatgcccattggaaaccattctgtttgcccatattctgtcctgacagtagtctCTTGACCAGAggctggacaagaggctactatcaCTTAATGCTAAACAGAAGAATAAAGAGGAAGCATAGTTTCAAATAGAAGCACCATTTAATAAGCGACTGTGTAAAGCTGCAGTGGCAACAACTTCCTTTCTCCCTATTCCTGCCCACAGTAAGTCCTGGAATGGACTACAGCAGTTATTTGGCTGGATTAAGCCAACCATCCTTCATTTCATCTATCAGGATAGATCTTACGTTGTATGGAAGGTGCTAAGTATTTATTTTCCATTGACAGGATCAGGCCAACCCAACCATTGTTGAGGAGGTCTTCAAACTGCTGGACCAAAATCCAGACCAGGAGATGCATTTTGAAGAGTTCATGGCCTTCGTCACAAAGGTCACCTCAGCATGCCACAAGAGCCTGCACAAGGAGTGAATGAGTGTAAAGCTGATCCCAGGAGATGGTGATGCCGTggaaagcagcagaaaaaaaatggaatgaaTGCACCATGCGTTGGCAGTGGGTTAGAAAAGAGCCAGGATGGAGAGAAATGAAGATATGATACATTGATGGGATGATATGTTTTGAGGTGGTGTCAGACCGGTTCCAATAAAGATATTTCATTAAGTTACTCAAATAGTCACTGTTGTTCATGGTTGCCCAATATTTTGATGGATGGGGTGAATGCAGGGTGGCCAACTCTTTTTTCTAGACTATGCTCCTGTCCCTTAAATAGCAGGTGGGTCTGCAGACACTGAGCAGGAGATACACAGTGCTTATCTCCATGTGGTAAATAGTTCTATTCCCACAGCAGGTCAAGCTTCTGTGGAAGCACAGATGCAAGTcagttttgtgtttttttccctgtcAGCTGGTCACCCTAGAGaacaggtatgtgtgtgtgtgtgtgtgtgtttaaactatACATCTTGATCATATCAACAGGAGTCCCATGACTGACTAGTTAGGGAAGCAGGGACCACCTCCACCCTCGAAAATGCCAGCCTGAGAGCCAAGATGccctacacaggttggacacttgtcagcttccctcaagttttgatgggaaatgtaggcgccctggttttacagcttggctctccattacagctgcaagaccaggatgcctacatttcccatcaaaacttgagggaagctgacaagtgtccaacctgtgtcaggcatcacttgtagcttggctctgagtcttcaTGCTTTCTGGATTAGCCACCTACACTAGAACCTGATTCTTTCCAAAATCAATGTCAACGTTCATTCCTTACCAGTTTAACGTGATTCTTttatcagtagggttgccaatggaGAGGGGAAATGGCTGGTGAATTAGTTAGAATCCCTTGGAGGTCAGGAAGGGGAAGCCCCTTGGTCACATCACTACCCTTGCAACTTACACTGAAAGATCCCACCAGCTGGGTCAGTCCCACATCATGCCTCCTACAGGGGACAACCAAATGGTCCCTGACAACAGGTGCCACTGTTAATTTTGAAACTTGCTTGCCCCCAAAATGAATAATGAAATACTGGACAAAAGCGCTTCTGAACATGGAAACAGTTGTTTCCCTGTACCAAAAGCAACCCTATGTCCTATAGAGAATACTGCCCATTTTCCCAAGGTGCTCAGGGGACTGTATGAGGCCctcctttcctcattttatctgAACAAACCATCCTATGCAGTTAGttagaaagagagggaaagagtggCTGGCCTAAGTCACCAAGTGACCTTCATGGTGGTGGTAGGtggggagattcaaacctgggtctctcatatTACCATTCTAACTACTGCACGACACTGCCACATTAAGACTGTCTTGAGAATCCTGACTGTCAGAAGAAGATGCAATTGTCAGCAGACGTTGGAGGACAGGGTGATAGGGAGGCATCCGTCCTCCCATCCCATAGGCTGGTTCCTTTATTTACAGAGAGACTGCTCATGAACAAGGCAAGAGAGTCCGGAGAGATAAACGTGGTTGGAGACCCACTTTTAAAACAGAGATGTGGGCGAGGAGGCCCTGTGGGTGAGGATCCCTGATAAGAGACTGAACcttgaagaggaaggaaggaactggGTAGCAATGACTTCTCCAGCTGCATCCCCAGGGGGCTTGGACTTTCATCTTCCTTACATGGGCCATTTCAAGAGGAAAAGCCAGAATAGTGAATTAAGTGGCAAGGGCCGAGGGCAGGGGGTCGGTCCAGTCTGGTAAAGAGAGATTTAATGAGTGGAAATGGTCCAGTGAAACTGTTCATGACATTAAGTCATCTTGAGGATAACAACagcaactcagagcggtttacaaagtatgttatcattatcctcacgacaatcatcctgtgaggtgggcgcaGCTaagagtgctctgagagagctgtgactgacccaaggtcacccagctgtcttcaagcggaggagtggggaatcaaacccagttatccaaatgagagtcccacactcttaaccgctacatcaaactggctctccagtttgataATGAGCAGTAGAGCAGATGTTAAATGGACAGCTAGATGGACCATTTGGTAACCATAGTGGTTGGGATTGCTGGACTCAGATTGGGAAAACCTCTGGGAACTAGGAGGCAAAATCAGGGGAAGGTCTTCCATCTTTCTGCCTCTGAGTCAAACTGCCACATGCATAAGGTGCTGACCAGATTGCTCATAGTAGTTCACACATCTGTATGGAAGTGGCTACAGGATCAGGTAAACCCCCAAGTGTTAAAAAGATCTTTTAATAGCTGGACTAAAATGAAACCTGTACAGTTCCTTTAAAGGGAATTGTGGCCTTTTTGAAGAAGACCACTATAGCAGCCCACAATTCCAACaagcaaaaaaattaaatttgcaaCATGTGAAGGGGGCAATGCTGTTCGATAGGAAAGATGAAGACCAGATAGAGCAAAGATTAGCAGAACGGTTTGAAAAGAATGCACGTGTTAAAAAGAAGTTGTGGAGTTACCTATTATCTGAGAGCAACGTAATGAAAACAAACAACCTGATATAGCTGCGTATCCATCTGGTGTGgtgggtggagagtgccctcaagtcatagttgacttatggtgacccctggtggggttttcatggcaagacactaacagaggtagtttgccattggttgcctctgcagccctgtcttcattggaggtctcccatccaattaccatccaaggccaaccctgcttagcttctgagatctgatgagatcaatctcacctgggctatccaggtctgggcatCCATCTGATAATGTGTCATAACAACATTGGATAAAATTAAGGAGTAGAAGGATATAAATCCATGCATGATAAAATGTGCCAGTAAACGACAACATCTGAAT is a genomic window of Eublepharis macularius isolate TG4126 chromosome 1, MPM_Emac_v1.0, whole genome shotgun sequence containing:
- the LOC129325604 gene encoding protein S100-B-like, whose translation is MSQLENAMAVIINIFGQYAAQAPPPDKLSKKEVKQVIEKELSGFLKDQANPTIVEEVFKLLDQNPDQEMHFEEFMAFVTKVTSACHKSLHKE